The Leishmania panamensis strain MHOM/PA/94/PSC-1 chromosome 5 sequence genomic sequence CGCGTGCAGCCTCCGCCCACTTCGATATCACGaaccgcgcagcagcggccttgATGGATGCGACTGCGGAGCCCCGTCAGCACACCGCACAGACCCAACACCAGCAACTGCCGTCTGTAGGTGGCACGACCGCGCAGCTCACATCGCCGGTTTCTTTCACCACCCCTGGAAGCGGCATCAACGTCAACGCTCAGCCGTACTACTATGTTAGTAGCCGCAtgcgcaagcagcagcagcagcagcagcggcaagcggcggcagcgtcaccggCCTCGGGAGACCGATCGGCCACCCGCCCTGGTAATGCCTTGACCATAGATACCACCACGGCGATGACGCAAGCGACTGCAGTGAGCCCTTATGACTATGTGGCTTCCGCACAGCGTCCGTCGTCCTCCACCCTCGaaggcggccgcggcgcgcgcTCGCCAAGCTCTTCGTTCACAAGCCCGAGGTGCGTGGACTCGATGGCGCGCTTCAGCACGTACGCGGCGACTTCGACAGACGCCGTGGCGGGTCATCCGTCGCAGCCGAGCggcctcagcagcggcatcgagaCTGTTCTGTCGGCGATGAAGATGTCCGGCATTTACggtggcaccagcagcgcgtgcgtcCATAACTTTCCAACGCGGACTGTTgacagctgccgccgtccagatggcggcagcgagcagGCTACTTTGACGCACGTACCGCGGCAGCCTCCTCACTCGGATCAGCAGGCTCAGGTCCACCGCCGCTTCGCCTTCTCGTCCCAGCACTCGCTCGGCAAAAAGCGCTCGAAGCCAGACAGCTACAAGGACTACTGAGATGCACACCTCGGCCCTACagatacacgcacacacagacacacacatggaGTGTGGGGACTACGATAAACCACAAGTCGAAGAGAGATCTCGACGAACTGTACTCCAAACCCCGTGTGGCGTGTGCGTCGGTGAGTGTATATTACCTCATTTGTGCGCTgatattttttttttgaggggAGACTCCTCGTGCACGCGCCCAttcacctctccctcttcccgcTTACCCACTCCGGCTCcggctctcctcttctcactTGCGTTGTCTCTTATATGTATCGCTAGATGCCAGGTGTCGTGCGCGCGCAGGTGTGCGCCTCgtcccccttctcccaccCCTCTGTGGCGTATGCgcggggaaggggtggtCATCTCAGTGTATGGCTTCTTACTCGTTTGCAGGTCGGTTCTATGGTGGCAgggcgcgcctgcgccttcaCCGACtctaccccaccccccccacctctctccctgtttACCTCTGCTCCGTCAGTCATCCAgcgtcccccccctccctcctcataACTGGACACACATTGTatgtggagaagagggagtgaTGCTGGAGAACTCAAGGCCGCAACACAAAGCCACGCAGATCACCCTTGTCGTcgttttcccccctcccctcccctcccctcccccccaccaccgtgCGGTTGCTTGGGGACTCGTCATTACACGCCTtatccaccaccaccgccgccgccgccccctccctctcgtccATGACGAAAATCGGTTAACATaacgaaggagagaagcgacaTGCACAGCGCAAGCGCATTCGCGTGGCTGGCGATGGAAGAaacaggggaggggaagcTGCCAAAAGAGAAGGCCATTTCGCGATACCcaagagaaaggcaaaaggcagagagagcaccGGCGCGCGATGGATGGGGTGAAGCGCCGGCGTTGCGCGCCATTCGTTTCGTGGAGTTCTcggacgtgtgtgtgtgtgatgtttTGTTGCTCTTTTCACTGTGATGGTCTGAGATGAACAATTcgcaaccccctccccctccttttcctgtgTGGTTGCCTCCCTGTGGAAAGCAAGGAAACCACGCataggcacgcacacacaactacgcacgcacgcgctcgTGAGGAGAGGTGTCTGCAGTTAATGCCTCAAAGCTAACGTTAAAGGGAGAATAAAATTAAAGACAAAAGGTGACCGCTGCATTCACACCcgcgtctctctcgcactgtgcctatgtgtgtgtgtgcgtgtgtgcgtgtgtgtggatccactccctcccttctctctccctttccttcatTCTCATTATTTTAGACaactgcgtgcgtgtgcatgtcgGCGGTGGTCTGCGCCCCTCCACAGCTGCCCGCTctgagagagcgacagacacgcacgctcGCTTCGTGGGATGATGTTCGCGTACGCAGGTGTGGGCGTCCGTGTGCCTCTGTACGTGTGTCATCTCGCTGTATCACGGCGGCTGTCgtccatgtgtgtgtgtgtgtgtgttttgcttGTTTCGCTGatgggaaaaaagggggggaggagcttTCTTTCACCTACGTTGCTGCACCGCCCCATACGTTGTCCCCCCTGGGCGGCGCTTATGTTAACATCCCAACTACCCCCACACGTCTTctcttgtcttcctctttgccGAGCTCTGTGCTACTATCGCTCTTCTTCAACtctgggtgtgggtgcgggtgTGACCGGCCGCACGAGCGCGGGGTCGTATGCTCTAGCCGCTTCTCGTGTACGAGAGCGCCTCTGAGCAAGAACGAAAAGGACTGACCAATACGAGAGTTCGAGAGCGCGCGGGTGCGGAGGAGACTCACCCTCCTACCATCCCCCCCCCGGCTCTCGAACTCTCACTCTAGCGCTGGCTCCTCTGTTTCCCTCCCGCCTCACTCTCTTGCGTCTACGCTGAGGaagcgagtgtgtgtgtatctgctcttcacagacacacacacacacacacgcacaacgtgtccctctctccctgcagATAAGCGCCACTCTCCATCCTTCCTACCACCTctgatctctctctctctgtggcaTACACGCGTACACTCTGCAAAGCTATCTAGAGTGTGCAGTAGCCAAAAAAGTACAGACGCGAGTTAACAGAACCACCGCTCCtgctccccacccacccacctctcgcctcaccaccaccaccacccgccactcgtcaccgccgcctccttcgtCACTCGAGCGGGTGACGCGCGTGggttgtggttgtgtgtgtgtgtgtgtgtgagcgacTTTCAAAGCGCAaatttttttctctctcctgtggTTGCATTTCTGCTGGCTCGCTttcgccgtgctgctgcggctttcGATTTCTTTGCTTACTTAGCTTCTGCCTCCTGCgacctctttccctccctcccgctctGTCGCTGGCAGTGGgagtagtggtggtggtggtggtggccagtgacgtctctgtgtgtgtgtgtggggggggggtgagtgTGTCCGTCTCCTCGTGAACCCCTCTCCATCAACGTTTACGTCGGCATCCACGACTAACTCTTCGTGCACTCGCGTGCATTGTTATAGTTAagcacctcccctcccctcccgccttgttgttgttgttttcgtgttttcttccctctccacctcatcAGCATCTCCGAAAAATCgtagaagagggagaagtggTGATTGAGGGACCtgcgcgtttgtgtgtgtgtgtgtgtgtgtctactCCACCGATTGATAGTGTGCAATCGTGCCCATTCCTCCGTGAGCAACGCCGACACGCGCGTAACCGACGGTACACCaactcactcacacacacgcacacacacacagacctTCTTGCACGGTGGCTTGCGGGAGTGTGTCACACACCTGCTGTTGATTCACTttgtcctctttttttttaggctgctgtcactgctgctaGCGGTCTCAAGAGGCGTCTCtgtgtctgcgtgctgcgcctcctcctcctcccccctttttgtctttttttcctttgcgtcCTCCCTTCGTGTGTTCGTGTCTCCTCTGCTTCGTCCTTTCGTTTCTGGCGTCATCATCGACCTCCCCTCCattcccccaccaccaccccaccctcccctGTTCCGTTGATCCTCTTAGTCATGCCAACACGaccacagcaacaacagcagcacctaCGCCAGCCACCGTTGAAGCAACTTCCGCAGATGCGCGAGGATGGCGGCATTGGCGGTGACCATGACGACTCGCAAGCCTCCTCACCTTTTTCTTGCGGCACCTCGTCCTGGTCGTTGCGGGCCTCGGCGTCCGCcatggcggcggtgaatgACAGCCCCgacgatggcggtggtgcagagaTGACgagcaccggcggcagcgacgacggggACGACAGTGGAGGCAATGGAAGAGTTGCTGCACTGCTAAATTCAAAGAACtcgcagcaacgccagcggCAGTCCTGTCGTCACTCGCGCGTGAGCCCATGCGTCAAGTCAACGCGCAAGGCGGCGGGCAGCGACCCGGTGTGCATCTCGAGCTTGGAAAGCGGCCTcggccgcgcagcagcagcggctgtcttatccaccacctccttaGTCAGACCTCTGCAAGCACCGGTGACGTCAACGTCTGCAGTGGCGAAGGACCGTGTCGCCTACTacagccccccctcctcgaaTCTCCGACCTGCCAATGCCTGCATCTCCGCGGCAGGGTCGCCGCGGGACACGTGTGCCTCGCGCATTCTTTCCGACTCGAAGGGCATCGAAGCCGGCACGCTGAGCAACAAAAACAACCACAGCGGCTCTCctcgggcagcagcgcatgcggTGATGCCAGGGAGTGAACCCTCATCACAGGCGGGGCGGATAAGCAAccacagtggcggtggtagtgtTGGCGCGTTTGCCATTCACGATAGCGTTGATGGCGATGCGTGGCGGACAGAAGACTGCTGCACGCCGGAGACGGCGCTGAGGCTTGATGGCGAAGGTGGGACGGGCGCGCACAcgtcgccgccttctccggccaccgcggcggcaaaCACGATGCCACTGACGTACGCTGCAgtcgcctcctcgctgcacGGCAAACGACTACCACAATCCCGCATCGGCTTCAGCCAGTGGCGAAAGCGCGTctgctgtggcagcgcctCTCTACCGAGCACCATTGgtagcaccagcaccacgcCCGGCATAACCTCCGCCACAACGGCGAACACGACAGTCGCCGAAAGCACCGCGCATGCGAGCCTTGAAGACTCCCTGAAGAACAGCGTCCCCAGCATATCGCCGTCGCTTACGATCCCTTCGGTGGTCACGACGGCGAACCCGTCGCGTGCGACCGACAAGAGCACGCCGACAAGCTCGCCGTACCTGGGCGGTGACGGCGAAGCGAGCTTCCCGAACAGCGACGAGCACTTTAGCACAAACGAGGGGCCACAGCATCCGTCAGCGACCCTTATGATGCCTCCTTTGCCTCAGTCCGtacaccgccaccagccgACGCACTTAATTCTGCAGTTGCCCAACGCTCCGCtgtcacagcagcaacacaacGGCCCGGactcggaggaggaggaggaggaggaggaggaggaggaggaggaggaggaggaggaggaggaggaggacattACATACCCCGACTTTCCATGCACTGCCGTCGCTCCTCGGGCAGCTGCAACAGCCAGCGAGCTGTCATCGTCTGCGAAGCTTCCGGCGAagagccgctgcgccgttACGGAAAGCGCGGCGCCatcccttcttctccctgtATCCGAAGGGACGCCGGTGACGAGGGTGCGCACGCCTGGCGCACCGATggctgcacagcagctgctgcgcatccaGAGGCCACTGATTACACCGTCACCTATGGCGTTCACCCCCACAGCCTCGGCCGCGGCAAGAGTGGCAGCCGGCAAAGGCATGCACCGGGCCACATCTACTGCTCCATCCTTCAATGCGGCTCAGATACTACCCGGGCTCTTCCTGGGCTCCTACGCCGAAGCCACAGAcacggcgacgctggcggAGCATGGCGTTTCCTTAGTCATTAACTGCGCCTTCGACTGCCCTGTGACGTCAGTAATGGCAAACAACAACCATCACGTCCGCTACGTCCAGTTCCCTCTACGCGACCATTCTGATGAGGTCATCGCGCCCTTCTTCGCACCTGTCACCCGAATCATTCATGATCAGTTACACCGCCGACAAGTACACCAGCAGTGCATGGCCCGCCGTACCGCGGCGAGCGCACCGAGTGCCGATGCGAACAACACCGAGGAGCACCAAGCGCAGGACTGCATGCTTTGGGCCTGGACAGATGAGGGTGAGAACGTGTGGGCGGTCCCGCCGTCGCCTGTGACACCGTCAATGTCGGTGGACGGGCAGCAATCGTTCGAGAACAGGCGAGAGACTCCCCCCacaccgccgtcgttgccGGGACTCGGTGAACGCCTTGGTGAGGGCGTCGAGTGCAGAAGAACCACGACCTCGTTCTCCGTGCcggcgttgtcgtcgtcCCCACTCACCATCGTGGACCCACGCGACTGCGGTGGCGTGCTCGTGTGCTGTCGCATGGGTGtaagccgcagcgccaccttcATCATTGCCTACCTCATCCTCTACGGCTGCACGTTGGCGCCGCTAGACGACACCGCCTCACTATTTGCGTCCTTCCTTGAGCGAGAGCGCCGCATTATCGAAGAGGCAGGCGGGGTGACGTCTTTCACCGACGACGATAGCGGTGGTGTTCCCACAACAACGTCCACGGCCACAGCGATCTCTGGACGCGGCAGCGGGAGCACCAACAGGCCTGCGCTGGCGTTCCCGTCCCTGTCATTGCCGCAGTCGCCTCCCAGCTCAGCGTCGGCGAACACGCCCTTCGCCTCGCGCGGAAGTCCGAAGGCGAATGGCAGCCAGTCATTCTTGCAGAGGCACTTTTCGACAAACTCTCCGTGGATTCGCAGGCGCTCCTCTACGATACCCgtgtcgtcgccgctctccttcgGTGGTAACTGCTCGGGCGGCGGCTATGCTGCCGGCCCTCT encodes the following:
- a CDS encoding phophatase-like protein (TriTrypDB/GeneDB-style sysID: LpmP.05.0700), which produces MPTRPQQQQQHLRQPPLKQLPQMREDGGIGGDHDDSQASSPFSCGTSSWSLRASASAMAAVNDSPDDGGGAEMTSTGGSDDGDDSGGNGRVAALLNSKNSQQRQRQSCRHSRVSPCVKSTRKAAGSDPVCISSLESGLGRAAAAAVLSTTSLVRPLQAPVTSTSAVAKDRVAYYSPPSSNLRPANACISAAGSPRDTCASRILSDSKGIEAGTLSNKNNHSGSPRAAAHAVMPGSEPSSQAGRISNHSGGGSVGAFAIHDSVDGDAWRTEDCCTPETALRLDGEGGTGAHTSPPSPATAAANTMPLTYAAVASSLHGKRLPQSRIGFSQWRKRVCCGSASLPSTIGSTSTTPGITSATTANTTVAESTAHASLEDSLKNSVPSISPSLTIPSVVTTANPSRATDKSTPTSSPYLGGDGEASFPNSDEHFSTNEGPQHPSATLMMPPLPQSVHRHQPTHLILQLPNAPLSQQQHNGPDSEEEEEEEEEEEEEEEEEEEEDITYPDFPCTAVAPRAAATASELSSSAKLPAKSRCAVTESAAPSLLLPVSEGTPVTRVRTPGAPMAAQQLLRIQRPLITPSPMAFTPTASAAARVAAGKGMHRATSTAPSFNAAQILPGLFLGSYAEATDTATLAEHGVSLVINCAFDCPVTSVMANNNHHVRYVQFPLRDHSDEVIAPFFAPVTRIIHDQLHRRQVHQQCMARRTAASAPSADANNTEEHQAQDCMLWAWTDEGENVWAVPPSPVTPSMSVDGQQSFENRRETPPTPPSLPGLGERLGEGVECRRTTTSFSVPALSSSPLTIVDPRDCGGVLVCCRMGVSRSATFIIAYLILYGCTLAPLDDTASLFASFLERERRIIEEAGGVTSFTDDDSGGVPTTTSTATAISGRGSGSTNRPALAFPSLSLPQSPPSSASANTPFASRGSPKANGSQSFLQRHFSTNSPWIRRRSSTIPVSSPLSFGGNCSGGGYAAGPLTTPLSGNPSAMSQQQQQQQRLRMASPPTPIEFASRMCQPCYLMHLRERRLQQAAQRRMLISGQPQQRLREQSDEEHQMRRHMPARELGKEYGRRGDIADGSNFGGSSSTTTINSCDDLRPEEQQYHYSRCVVSVLPSSAPVASHRSARGSCRMTLLEAAYADERTQDEDGVDEMTPPQQKSEAMWTPRRGGARMANEQRLENRSAGSATTTPRVASTATQHRNAFSTCKVCVAAEEAAATTLGSSAVASMRRGHSKNVYGTPLLPGEQQHALSRCSYAPHSLQTPMNGSIHGDLNTSMNTLLGFSFASSDGGSPGAFGSVPPVMTYRDAFDAVKRQKADVNPNIGFVLALRELASGGDFSFSMSF